The Anolis sagrei isolate rAnoSag1 chromosome Y, rAnoSag1.mat, whole genome shotgun sequence genome contains a region encoding:
- the LOC137095142 gene encoding zinc finger CCCH domain-containing protein 7A-like isoform X1, whose amino-acid sequence MSNVSVDRSIRLQEIKKGLQFIQSTLPYPGTQEQYEVFIRDLVKNLFHEGNEAYQEGDWEGSLSHYSEALNIADYASSEGIHISDEILEKLRVNRIACYSKKGQHDKVLEDCGVILKLNENNFRALYRKAKALKELGRYKEAYDAVAKCSLAVPQDESVIKLTQELAQKLGLKIRKAYVRAKPSPSSVSGEVSSKVSNASIEDIESDFSGWKEKGLSSSSSSPTPPGFVPDLSGDLAPLPTANLMGLPVEKTPLSAPSLANGGAFPLSEGCLDCGDGDDILGDEIDELLDSVSDPGESAMPSPAVRGALPAAAIAPSIPFSAPLLGSLSVGPGFVSTGSYSEIYPSQPLVSALDNFCSSLSSFSIGDSKRDIPSSLSRDVGSALNSSSPLRLLNGPPSLFSSENYIGISSPPRSDFPGVFGGGAANVPSLSTAVTAAASLAVRNPLEGSHDLRQACQACFVRKDPKLWEYIYHPNLDHLCKKDILIGRIKNSEDKSWKKIRPRPTKTQYVGPYYICKDVAAGEECRYSGHCTFAYCQEEIDVWTLERKGAFSREALFGGNGEIRLTVSRLLQEHHGLFMFLCEKCFEHKPRIISKRNKDNAATCSHPVMHDFEDNKCLVHILRETTVKYSKIRPFHLQCQLDLCRHEVRYGCSRDDECFYAHSLVELQVWMMQSKTGISHEAIVQESKKYWQNMESNAHGAQILSNQVKHGSLNLKMKFVCAQCWRNGQVSEPDKNKKYCSAKARHPWTKDRRVMLVMSNERKKWNTIRPLPTKKQVPLQFDLCNHIASGKKCQYVGNCSFAHSHEEREMWTYMKENGIQDMEQLYEMWLKSQKPEKGEDPAAQASKENGKQIHMPTDYAEVTVDFHCWMCGKNCNSEKQWQGHISSEKHKEKVFHTEDDQNRWQHRFPTGCFSLCERFAVSGACVEGSHCRWAHGLAELREWEERRQVLCMKLNKARKDHLIAPNDNDFGKYSFLFKDLN is encoded by the exons ATGTCCAATGTCTCCGTGGATAGAAGCATCAGACTGCAGGAGATCAAGAAGGGGCTGCAGTTTATACA gtCTACTTTACCCTACCCAGGGACACAAGAACAATATGAG GTATTCATACGCGATCTTGTCAAGAACCTGTTCCACGAAGGGAACGAGGCTTACCAAGAAGGCGACTGGGAAGGGTCGCTGAGCCATTACTCTGAAGCTTTGAACATTGCCGATTATGCCAGTTCTGAAGGGATCCACATTTCCGATGAAATATTAGAGAAGCTGCGTGTAAATCGCATTGCGTGTTATTCAAAGAAG GGCCAGCATGACAAAGTCCTAGAAGACTGTGGAGTAATTTTAAAGCTGAATGAAAACAATTTCCGAGCTCTCTATCGGAAAGCCAAAGCCTTAAAAGAACTGGGAAGGTACAAGGAAGCATACGATGCAGTCGCTAAATGCTCCCTCGCGGTGCCACAG GATGAAAGTGTAATAAAATTAACTCAAGAGCTTGCTCAGAAGCTTGGATTGAAAATAAGAAAAGCCTACGTTAGGGCAAAA CCTTCCCCAAGCTCTGTTTCTGGAGAAGTATCAAGTAAG GTTTCAAATGCTTCTATAGAAGATATTGAATCAG ATTTTTCTGGCTGGAAGGAGAAGGGCctttcctcgtcctcctcctcaccCACCCCTCCGGGTTTTGTCCCTGACCTGTCTGGTGACTTGGCCCCTTTGCCAACGGCTAACTTGATGGGCCTTCCTGTGGAGAAGACCCCGCTCTCTGCCCCTTCCTTGGCCAATGGAGGGGCCTTTCCTCTCTCAGAAGGCTGCTTGGATTGCGGTGATGGCGACGACATCCTTGGAGATGAAATAGATGAGCTGCTTGACTCAGTTTCGGACCCCGGGGAAAGCGCCATG CCCAGCCCAGCTGTCCGCGGAGCCCTCCCGGCGGCTGCCAtcgctcccagcatccccttctcGGCCCCATTGCTGGGGTCCTTGTCTGTGGGACCGGGCTTCGTCTCCACGGGCTCTTACTCTGAGATATACCCCTCCCAGCCCTTGGTCTCTGCCCTGGACAACTTCTGCTCCTCTTTAAGTAGCTTCTCCATAGGCGATTCTAAAAGAG ATATACCCAGTTCTCTTTCTAGAGATGTCGGCTCAGCGTTAAACAGCAGTTCTCCTCTACGGCTT CTTAATGGTCCCCCAAGTTTGTTTAGCTCTGAGAACTATATTGGGATTTCGAGTCCGCCTCGGAGTGACTTTCCCGGCGTCTTTGGCGGGGGGGCTGCCAATGTGCCAAGCCTTTCAACAGCGGTGACAGCAGCAGCCTCCTTGGCAGTGAGGAATCCACTGGAAGGCAGCCATGATCTGCGCCAGGCCTGCCAGGCCTGCTTTGTCCGGAAAG atCCCAAACTGTGGGAATACATTTATCATCCCAACCTAGACCACCTGTGTAAGAAGGACATCCTCATTGGGAGAATAAAGAACTCTGAAGATAAATCCTGGAAGAAGATCAGGCCCAGGCCAACAAAAACGCAATACGTGGGGCCCTATTATATATGTAAAG ATGTTGCAGCCGGTGAAGAGTGTCGCTACTCGGGCCACTGCACCTTTGCCTACTGCCAGGAAGAGATTGACGTCTGGACCCTGGAGCGCAAGGGGGCCTTCAGCCGGGAGGCCCTCTTCGGAGGCAACGGCGAGATCCGTCTGACTGTCTCCCGGCTTCTGCAAGAGCATCACGGCCTCTTCATGTTCCTCTGCGAG AAATGTTTTGAGCATAAACCTAGAATCATCAGCAAACGGAATAAGGATAACGCTGCAACCTGTTCCCATCCTGTTATGCATGATTTCGAAGACAACAA GTGCCTTGTCCACATTTTGCGGGAAACCACAGTGAAGTATTCCAAGATCCGGCCTTTCCACCTGCAGTGCCAGCTGGACCTGTGTCGGCACGAGGTGCGCTACGGCTGTTCGCGGGACGACGAGTGCTTCTATGCCCACAGCCTGGTGGAGCTCCAGGTGTGGATGATGCAGAGCAAGACAG gAATTTCCCATGAGGCTATTGTTCAAGAATCGAAAAAATATTGGCAGAATATGGAGTCTAACGCACATGGGGCCCAG ATCCTCAGTAACCAAGTGAAGCATGGCTCTCTGAACCTGAAAATGAAGTTTGTGTGCGCACAGTGCTGGCGGAACGGCCAAGTTAGTGAGCCGGACAAAAACAAGAAATATTGTAGCGCCAAAGCAAGGCACCC GTGGACCAAGGACCGCCGGGTGATGCTGGTCATGTCGAACGAGCGCAAGAAGTGGAACACCATCCGCCCGCTCCCCACCAAGAAGCAagtgcctttgcagtttgat TTGTGCAATCACATTGCGTCAGGCAAAAAATGCCAGTACGTTGGGAACTGCTCCTTCGCCCACAGTCATGAAGAGCGAGAGATGTGGACTTATATGAAGGAGAACGGCA TTCAAGACATGGAGCAGCTCTATGAAATGTGGCTGAAGAGCCAGAAGCCCGAAAAGGGCGAAGATCCGGCTGCTCAAGCCAGCAAGGAGAATGGGAAGCAGATCCACATGCCAACGGATTATGCTGAAGTTACA GTTGACTTTCATTGCTGGATGTGCGGCAAAAACTGTAACAGCGAGAAGCAATGGCAAGGGCATATTTCCTCGGAAAAGCATAAAGAGAAAGTATTCCATACCGAAGATGACCAAAACCGTTGGCAGCATCGCTTCCCAACGGGATGTTTCAGCCTTTGTGAGAg GTTTGCTGTGTCAGGGGCCTGTGTGGAGGGCAGCCACTGCCGCTGGGCCCACGGTCTGGCAGAACTCCGTGAATGGGAGGAGCGCCGCCAGGTTCTGTGCATGAAGCTCAACAAAGCCCGCAAGGACCACTTGATTGCCCCCAACGATAACGACTTTGGAAAATATAGTTTTTTGTTTAAAGATTTAAACTAA
- the LOC137095142 gene encoding zinc finger CCCH domain-containing protein 7A-like isoform X2, whose amino-acid sequence MSNVSVDRSIRLQEIKKGLQFIQSTLPYPGTQEQYEVFIRDLVKNLFHEGNEAYQEGDWEGSLSHYSEALNIADYASSEGIHISDEILEKLRVNRIACYSKKGQHDKVLEDCGVILKLNENNFRALYRKAKALKELGRYKEAYDAVAKCSLAVPQDESVIKLTQELAQKLGLKIRKAYVRAKPSPSSVSGEVSSKVSNASIEDIESDFSGWKEKGLSSSSSSPTPPGFVPDLSGDLAPLPTANLMGLPVEKTPLSAPSLANGGAFPLSEGCLDCGDGDDILGDEIDELLDSVSDPGESAMPSPAVRGALPAAAIAPSIPFSAPLLGSLSVGPGFVSTGSYSEIYPSQPLVSALDNFCSSLSSFSIGDSKRVDIPSSLSRDVGSALNSSSPLRLLNGPPSLFSSENYIGISSPPRSDFPGVFGGGAANVPSLSTAVTAAASLAVRNPLEGSHDLRQACQACFVRKDPKLWEYIYHPNLDHLCKKDILIGRIKNSEDKSWKKIRPRPTKTQYVGPYYICKDVAAGEECRYSGHCTFAYCQEEIDVWTLERKGAFSREALFGGNGEIRLTVSRLLQEHHGLFMFLCEKCFEHKPRIISKRNKDNAATCSHPVMHDFEDNKCLVHILRETTVKYSKIRPFHLQCQLDLCRHEVRYGCSRDDECFYAHSLVELQVWMMQSKTGISHEAIVQESKKYWQNMESNAHGAQILSNQVKHGSLNLKMKFVCAQCWRNGQVSEPDKNKKYCSAKARHPWTKDRRVMLVMSNERKKWNTIRPLPTKKQVPLQFDLCNHIASGKKCQYVGNCSFAHSHEEREMWTYMKENGIQDMEQLYEMWLKSQKPEKGEDPAAQASKENGKQIHMPTDYAEVTVDFHCWMCGKNCNSEKQWQGHISSEKHKEKVFHTEDDQNRWQHRFPTGCFSLCERFAVSGACVEGSHCRWAHGLAELREWEERRQVLCMKLNKARKDHLIAPNDNDFGKYSFLFKDLN is encoded by the exons ATGTCCAATGTCTCCGTGGATAGAAGCATCAGACTGCAGGAGATCAAGAAGGGGCTGCAGTTTATACA gtCTACTTTACCCTACCCAGGGACACAAGAACAATATGAG GTATTCATACGCGATCTTGTCAAGAACCTGTTCCACGAAGGGAACGAGGCTTACCAAGAAGGCGACTGGGAAGGGTCGCTGAGCCATTACTCTGAAGCTTTGAACATTGCCGATTATGCCAGTTCTGAAGGGATCCACATTTCCGATGAAATATTAGAGAAGCTGCGTGTAAATCGCATTGCGTGTTATTCAAAGAAG GGCCAGCATGACAAAGTCCTAGAAGACTGTGGAGTAATTTTAAAGCTGAATGAAAACAATTTCCGAGCTCTCTATCGGAAAGCCAAAGCCTTAAAAGAACTGGGAAGGTACAAGGAAGCATACGATGCAGTCGCTAAATGCTCCCTCGCGGTGCCACAG GATGAAAGTGTAATAAAATTAACTCAAGAGCTTGCTCAGAAGCTTGGATTGAAAATAAGAAAAGCCTACGTTAGGGCAAAA CCTTCCCCAAGCTCTGTTTCTGGAGAAGTATCAAGTAAG GTTTCAAATGCTTCTATAGAAGATATTGAATCAG ATTTTTCTGGCTGGAAGGAGAAGGGCctttcctcgtcctcctcctcaccCACCCCTCCGGGTTTTGTCCCTGACCTGTCTGGTGACTTGGCCCCTTTGCCAACGGCTAACTTGATGGGCCTTCCTGTGGAGAAGACCCCGCTCTCTGCCCCTTCCTTGGCCAATGGAGGGGCCTTTCCTCTCTCAGAAGGCTGCTTGGATTGCGGTGATGGCGACGACATCCTTGGAGATGAAATAGATGAGCTGCTTGACTCAGTTTCGGACCCCGGGGAAAGCGCCATG CCCAGCCCAGCTGTCCGCGGAGCCCTCCCGGCGGCTGCCAtcgctcccagcatccccttctcGGCCCCATTGCTGGGGTCCTTGTCTGTGGGACCGGGCTTCGTCTCCACGGGCTCTTACTCTGAGATATACCCCTCCCAGCCCTTGGTCTCTGCCCTGGACAACTTCTGCTCCTCTTTAAGTAGCTTCTCCATAGGCGATTCTAAAAGAG TAGATATACCCAGTTCTCTTTCTAGAGATGTCGGCTCAGCGTTAAACAGCAGTTCTCCTCTACGGCTT CTTAATGGTCCCCCAAGTTTGTTTAGCTCTGAGAACTATATTGGGATTTCGAGTCCGCCTCGGAGTGACTTTCCCGGCGTCTTTGGCGGGGGGGCTGCCAATGTGCCAAGCCTTTCAACAGCGGTGACAGCAGCAGCCTCCTTGGCAGTGAGGAATCCACTGGAAGGCAGCCATGATCTGCGCCAGGCCTGCCAGGCCTGCTTTGTCCGGAAAG atCCCAAACTGTGGGAATACATTTATCATCCCAACCTAGACCACCTGTGTAAGAAGGACATCCTCATTGGGAGAATAAAGAACTCTGAAGATAAATCCTGGAAGAAGATCAGGCCCAGGCCAACAAAAACGCAATACGTGGGGCCCTATTATATATGTAAAG ATGTTGCAGCCGGTGAAGAGTGTCGCTACTCGGGCCACTGCACCTTTGCCTACTGCCAGGAAGAGATTGACGTCTGGACCCTGGAGCGCAAGGGGGCCTTCAGCCGGGAGGCCCTCTTCGGAGGCAACGGCGAGATCCGTCTGACTGTCTCCCGGCTTCTGCAAGAGCATCACGGCCTCTTCATGTTCCTCTGCGAG AAATGTTTTGAGCATAAACCTAGAATCATCAGCAAACGGAATAAGGATAACGCTGCAACCTGTTCCCATCCTGTTATGCATGATTTCGAAGACAACAA GTGCCTTGTCCACATTTTGCGGGAAACCACAGTGAAGTATTCCAAGATCCGGCCTTTCCACCTGCAGTGCCAGCTGGACCTGTGTCGGCACGAGGTGCGCTACGGCTGTTCGCGGGACGACGAGTGCTTCTATGCCCACAGCCTGGTGGAGCTCCAGGTGTGGATGATGCAGAGCAAGACAG gAATTTCCCATGAGGCTATTGTTCAAGAATCGAAAAAATATTGGCAGAATATGGAGTCTAACGCACATGGGGCCCAG ATCCTCAGTAACCAAGTGAAGCATGGCTCTCTGAACCTGAAAATGAAGTTTGTGTGCGCACAGTGCTGGCGGAACGGCCAAGTTAGTGAGCCGGACAAAAACAAGAAATATTGTAGCGCCAAAGCAAGGCACCC GTGGACCAAGGACCGCCGGGTGATGCTGGTCATGTCGAACGAGCGCAAGAAGTGGAACACCATCCGCCCGCTCCCCACCAAGAAGCAagtgcctttgcagtttgat TTGTGCAATCACATTGCGTCAGGCAAAAAATGCCAGTACGTTGGGAACTGCTCCTTCGCCCACAGTCATGAAGAGCGAGAGATGTGGACTTATATGAAGGAGAACGGCA TTCAAGACATGGAGCAGCTCTATGAAATGTGGCTGAAGAGCCAGAAGCCCGAAAAGGGCGAAGATCCGGCTGCTCAAGCCAGCAAGGAGAATGGGAAGCAGATCCACATGCCAACGGATTATGCTGAAGTTACA GTTGACTTTCATTGCTGGATGTGCGGCAAAAACTGTAACAGCGAGAAGCAATGGCAAGGGCATATTTCCTCGGAAAAGCATAAAGAGAAAGTATTCCATACCGAAGATGACCAAAACCGTTGGCAGCATCGCTTCCCAACGGGATGTTTCAGCCTTTGTGAGAg GTTTGCTGTGTCAGGGGCCTGTGTGGAGGGCAGCCACTGCCGCTGGGCCCACGGTCTGGCAGAACTCCGTGAATGGGAGGAGCGCCGCCAGGTTCTGTGCATGAAGCTCAACAAAGCCCGCAAGGACCACTTGATTGCCCCCAACGATAACGACTTTGGAAAATATAGTTTTTTGTTTAAAGATTTAAACTAA